The region CACCGTTGTCCACGTCGCTCGCGTCGAGGTCGCCCGTCGCCTGAAGCGTCACGTCTTCCTCGACCGCACCCGAGACATCGCCACCGTCGGCGATCACCGGATCATCGTTGGTCCCCGTGACGGTGACCGTGACGGTCTCGGCGTCGGTCGCGCCGTGCTCGTCGGTGACCACCACCGTGAACACCTCGTCATGGGACTCGCCGTCGGCGAGCGCCTGCACATTGGCGTCGCCGTTGCGCAGGTTGTAGGTCCAGGTGCCGTTGCCATCGACCGACAGGTCCCCATAGGTCCCGGCCCCGCCGCCGGCCACGCTCCACGCCGCCGTCGCACCATTGTCCACATCGGTGGAGTCCAGGTCACCCGAGACGGACGTCGGCGCATCCACACCGTCCTCATCCACCGTACCCGCGACATCGCCGCCCGCCGTGATCTCAGGGTTGTCGTTTGTGCCCGAGACATCGATCGTGATTGTCTCGGTATCGGTCGCGCCCTGGTCGTCGGTCACGGTGATTGTGAACACTTCATCGTGGGTTTCGCCCACAGCCAGCGCCTGCACATTGGCGTCGCCGTTGCGCAGCACGTAGGTCCAGGTGCCGTTGCCGTCGACCGACAGGTCGCCATAGGTCCCCGCACCGCCGCCGGCAACCGACCATGCCGCCGTCGCGCCGTTATCGACATCCGTAGAATCCAGATCGCCCGACACGAATGTCGGCGCATCGACGCCGTCCTCGTCGACCGTGCCCGCAACATCACCACCGGCCGTGATCACCGGCGCATCATTCACACCGGTCACTTCGATCATGACTGTCGCCGTCGAGGTCTCGCCCGCAAGATCGGAGATCGTGTAGGTGAAGCTGTCCAGGGCGGTTTCGCCCACGGCGAGCGCCTGCAGGAATGTCGCCGACGTCGCGTCATAGCTGTAGGTGCCGTCCGGATTGACCGTAACGGTCGCGCCAAACAGGCTCGTGGCATCAAAGCCGGTGACCGTCAGCACATCGAGATGATCGGGATCGGTATCGTTGGCGATAAGGCCTGCAGCCACATCGCTGACCACCAGAACCGTGTCTTCGTCCGTCGCGCCGGAATCATCATTGGCCGTCGGGCCGGTGTTGATCAGCTCAACCGTATAGCCTTCCCAATCGGTCAGATCGAGGGTCGCAAACGACGTGAAGTTGTAGGTCGGACCGTCATCAGTCGTCGGGTCGCTGTTGGCCGCCAGGAACGCTTCAAACGCCGCCAGGTCGGCGATCACACCCGCATCCGCAGCCTCGCCATGGGTCAGCGCAAACCGAATCGCGTCTGTCCCCGTGCCGCCATCGTAGATATCGGTGGCGCCGAGATTGTCCTGCATCGTCCAGGCGCCGATATCGTCGCCCTGCTGCCCGAACACCAGATCGTCGCCGGCACCGCCGTCGAGATAGTCGTTGAAGCTGACGTCGGCGTCGCTGCCCGAGCCACTGCCATGGTGGG is a window of Alphaproteobacteria bacterium DNA encoding:
- a CDS encoding VCBS domain-containing protein; this translates as MAKKNKIKGTNSDDDLLGTSGIDDIDAKDGDDTVHAGDGDDKVKGGKGDDTLFGEGGDDTLDGGKGNDFLDGGEGNDRLKAGKGDDELWGGLGDDDLVGGKGSDTLYGGDGDDTLFGDGSGSGGASASGSGSAGFDDYLDGGAGDDLIVGGAGDDTLLGGTGNDVLYGDNGAGSGSGSHAGHGSGSGGAKGKKGKGSGSGSGQNGKGSGSGSGSGSHHGSGSGSDADVSFNDYLDGGAGDDLVFGQQGDDIGAWTMQDNLGATDIYDGGTGTDAIRFALTHGEAADAGVIADLAAFEAFLAANSDPTTDDGPTYNFTSFATLDLTDWEGYTVELINTGPTANDDSGATDEDTVLVVSDVAAGLIANDTDPDHLDVLTVTGFDATSLFGATVTVNPDGTYSYDATSATFLQALAVGETALDSFTYTISDLAGETSTATVMIEVTGVNDAPVITAGGDVAGTVDEDGVDAPTFVSGDLDSTDVDNGATAAWSVAGGGAGTYGDLSVDGNGTWTYVLRNGDANVQALAVGETHDEVFTITVTDDQGATDTETITIDVSGTNDNPEITAGGDVAGTVDEDGVDAPTSVSGDLDSTDVDNGATAAWSVAGGGAGTYGDLSVDGNGTWTYNLRNGDANVQALADGESHDEVFTVVVTDEHGATDAETVTVTVTGTNDDPVIADGGDVSGAVEEDVTLQATGDLDASDVDNG